In Sphaeramia orbicularis chromosome 10, fSphaOr1.1, whole genome shotgun sequence, the following proteins share a genomic window:
- the mrnip gene encoding MRN complex-interacting protein isoform X1 gives MGQDFHVLRCFSCQTFQVQQVKKVNRWSCKLCGQKQSVLKEFGRGSGADCRRHVQKLNAMRGAMMEEEEEATRSLWQQAAPEGGAEEQVDLQVSCSQVSLWNKYVDPPQGAEPQDPEPDENVVMDRQQLHNNRTNKKRKRANDNWRPEQNTDHLRPDRTSSWTNSGLPRMSRSSSTSLTRTGPRAVNRPGFSSQSTACPLDVSTPDLSSFTRTSGPSGSGPSGSGPSGSGGSGPSGSGGSGPSGSGGSGSSGSGGSGSSGSGSKWTRFLSAVCPKGEELNVGGVISGSGDTPPLPSPSFRCVNNVQQTPPLARPRPLLPVSSLFDSGDDFSFSDMF, from the exons ATGGGCCAGGACTTCCACGTGCTCAGGTGTTTCAGCTGTCAGACCTTCCAGGTGCAGCAG GTGAAGAAGGTCAACAGGTGGAGCTGTAAACTGTGTGGACAGAAACAGTCGGTGCTGAAG GAATTTGGGCGGGGCTCAGGGGCTGACTGCAGACGACATGTCCAGAAACTGAACGCCATGAGAGGAGCCatgatggaagaggaggaggaggcgactCGGTCACTATG gcaGCAGGCAGCACCAGAGGGCGGAGCTGAGGAGCAGGTAGACCTCCAG GTGAGCTGTTCTCAGGTGAGCCTCTGGAACAAATACGTGGATCCTCCCCAGGGGGCGGAGCCACAGGACCCTGAACCAGATGAGAACGTAGTGATGGACAGGCAGCAGCTCCATAACAACAGGACCAACAA GAAAAGGAAGCGAGCAAATGACAATTGGAGACCTGAACAG AACACGGACCATCTCAGACCAGACAGAACCAGCAGCTGGACCAACTCCGGACTTCCCAGAATGAGCAGGTCCAGTTCAACCAGTTTGACCAGAACTGGTCCACGTGCTGTGAACAGACCCGGTTTTTCCAGTCAGTCCACCGCCTGTCCTCTAGATGTCAGCACACCTGATCTGTCCAGTTTTACCAGAACCAGTGGTCCCAGTGGCTCCGGTCCCAGTGGCTCTGGTCCCAGTGGCTCCGGTGGTTCTGGTCCCAGTGGCTCCGGTGGTTCTGGTCCCAGTGGCTCcggtggttctggttccagtggctccggtggttctggttccagtggcTCTGGTTCGAAGTGGACTCGTTTTCTTAGTGCTGTCTGTCCAAAGGGGGAGGAGCTGAATGTGGGAGGGGTGATTAGTGGGTCAGGTGACACACCTCCTCTCCCATCACCTTCATTCAGGTGTGTTAATAATGTCCAACAGACCCCACCCCTcgccaggccccgccccctcttaCCTGTCTCCTCCCTGTTTGACAGTGGAGATGACTTCAGTTTCAGTGACATGTTTTAA
- the mrnip gene encoding MRN complex-interacting protein isoform X2, which translates to MGQDFHVLRCFSCQTFQVQQVKKVNRWSCKLCGQKQSVLKEFGRGSGADCRRHVQKLNAMRGAMMEEEEEATRSLWQQAAPEGGAEEQVDLQVSLWNKYVDPPQGAEPQDPEPDENVVMDRQQLHNNRTNKKRKRANDNWRPEQNTDHLRPDRTSSWTNSGLPRMSRSSSTSLTRTGPRAVNRPGFSSQSTACPLDVSTPDLSSFTRTSGPSGSGPSGSGPSGSGGSGPSGSGGSGPSGSGGSGSSGSGGSGSSGSGSKWTRFLSAVCPKGEELNVGGVISGSGDTPPLPSPSFRCVNNVQQTPPLARPRPLLPVSSLFDSGDDFSFSDMF; encoded by the exons ATGGGCCAGGACTTCCACGTGCTCAGGTGTTTCAGCTGTCAGACCTTCCAGGTGCAGCAG GTGAAGAAGGTCAACAGGTGGAGCTGTAAACTGTGTGGACAGAAACAGTCGGTGCTGAAG GAATTTGGGCGGGGCTCAGGGGCTGACTGCAGACGACATGTCCAGAAACTGAACGCCATGAGAGGAGCCatgatggaagaggaggaggaggcgactCGGTCACTATG gcaGCAGGCAGCACCAGAGGGCGGAGCTGAGGAGCAGGTAGACCTCCAG GTGAGCCTCTGGAACAAATACGTGGATCCTCCCCAGGGGGCGGAGCCACAGGACCCTGAACCAGATGAGAACGTAGTGATGGACAGGCAGCAGCTCCATAACAACAGGACCAACAA GAAAAGGAAGCGAGCAAATGACAATTGGAGACCTGAACAG AACACGGACCATCTCAGACCAGACAGAACCAGCAGCTGGACCAACTCCGGACTTCCCAGAATGAGCAGGTCCAGTTCAACCAGTTTGACCAGAACTGGTCCACGTGCTGTGAACAGACCCGGTTTTTCCAGTCAGTCCACCGCCTGTCCTCTAGATGTCAGCACACCTGATCTGTCCAGTTTTACCAGAACCAGTGGTCCCAGTGGCTCCGGTCCCAGTGGCTCTGGTCCCAGTGGCTCCGGTGGTTCTGGTCCCAGTGGCTCCGGTGGTTCTGGTCCCAGTGGCTCcggtggttctggttccagtggctccggtggttctggttccagtggcTCTGGTTCGAAGTGGACTCGTTTTCTTAGTGCTGTCTGTCCAAAGGGGGAGGAGCTGAATGTGGGAGGGGTGATTAGTGGGTCAGGTGACACACCTCCTCTCCCATCACCTTCATTCAGGTGTGTTAATAATGTCCAACAGACCCCACCCCTcgccaggccccgccccctcttaCCTGTCTCCTCCCTGTTTGACAGTGGAGATGACTTCAGTTTCAGTGACATGTTTTAA